In Aedes albopictus strain Foshan chromosome 3, AalbF5, whole genome shotgun sequence, the following are encoded in one genomic region:
- the LOC115262627 gene encoding uncharacterized protein DDB_G0271670 has protein sequence MPSKKKKYNVRFPAGRIKKIMQTDEEVGKVAQAVPVIISRTLELFVESLLTKTLRITNARNAKTLSPSHMKQCIISESRFDFLRDLVKNIPDIGVNEEQLSGSEAGYEVAGTSPASTSTSSSSNGGQLHGGSELVAGAGLLQRSESYTPSSSSSSYASALPQAVQLQLPQQSQTQQPTTLKRPFNHANSLNFYKEISLEDSSSNTSSGREPPPKLTRLHSAPAAASATTTNSIPIKIDILPNLTAAAAPLSSSSAASATMAASSSSNNSQQPQLKANNGGGIASSNSFKITYKIAPSSNPPTPTAVIEQPVIKLDYSNLKLPMAAAAATTAEHHQSKQSCPQSSSVTPTSSRHLQPTIKIDLSNISSFRNSPAQIQSAPVALIAGSGKLQQVPSTPTTASTPSTPLSALSSASSSSSGASSICGGSAGGSSSSKNPYVFQAQPVASTSSASGSTVAPLYSSVSSTIPGMDEDYDDI, from the exons aTGCCGTCCAAGAAGAAAAAGTACAATGTGCGATTTCCGGCG GGAAGGATCAAGAAGATCATGCAAACGGACGAAGAAGTTGGCAAAGTGGCTCAGGCGGTTCCCGTTATAATCT CTCGAACCCTGGAACTGTTCGTGGAGTCGCTGCTGACCAAGACACTTCGCATCACGAACGCCCGCAACGCGAAAACCCTTTCGCCCTCTCACATGAAGCAGTGCATCATATCCGAGAGCCGATTCGATTTCCTGCGGGACCTCGTCAAGAACATCCCGGATATTGGCGTCAACGAGGAACAACTATCTGGCTCGGAAGCCGGCTACGAAGTCGCCGGAACATCTCCGGCTTCCACATCCACATCATCTTCCTCGAACGGAGGACAGCTCCATGGTGGGAGTGAACTCGTGGCCGGTGCCGGATTGCTGCAGCGTTCAGAGTCCTACACACCGTCCAGCAGCAGTTCCAGCTATGCCAGTGCCCTACCCCAGGCGGTCCAGCTTCAGCTCCCGCAGCAGAGTCAAACCCAGCAGCCTACTACTCTAAAACGGCCGTTCAACCACGCAAACAGTTTAAACTTCTACAAGGAAATTTCGCTGGAGGATTCAAGTAGCAACACCAGCAGCGGCCGGGAACCGCCTCCGAAGTTAACGCGTCTCCATTCGGCACCGGCAGCGGCCAGCGCGACCACAACGAATTCGATCCCCATCAAGATCGACATCCTACCAAATCTGACTGCGGCCGCAGCGCCATTGTCGTCTTCATCGGCGGCGTCAGCTACGATGGCCGCGTCATCTAGTTCCAACAATAGTCAACAGCCGCAGCTGAAGGCCAACAACGGCGGGGGCATTGCGAGTAGTAATAGTTTTAAG ATCACATACAAAATTGCGCCGAGCAGCAACCCGCCTACTCCGACGGCCGTGATCGAGCAACCCGTCATCAAGCTGGACTACTCAAACCTAAAGCTAccgatggcggcggcggcggcgacgaccgCCGAACACCATCAATCGAAGCAGTCGTGCCCTCAGTCGTCGTCGGTGACGCCTACTTCGTCGCGCCACCTGCAACCAACGATCAAGATCGACTTGAGCAACATCAGCAGCTTCAGGAATAGCCCCGCCCAGATCCAGTCGGCTCCGGTGGCCCTCATCGCCGGAAGTGGAAAACTGCAGCAAGTGCCTTCAACGCCTACTACTGCCAGCACTCCGTCGACGCCGCTGTCGGCCCTGAGCAGTGCTTCATCATCGTCCTCTGGGGCTTCTTCCATTTGCGGTGGAAGCGCAGGTGGTAGCAGTAGCAGTAAAAATCCGTACGTGTTTCAAGCGCAGCCGGTGGCGTCCACTAGTAGCGCAAGTGGCTCCACGGTAGCTCCCCTCTATTCCAGTGTGTCCTCGACCATTCCCGGAATGGACGAAGACTACGATGATATCTAG